A single Brassica rapa cultivar Chiifu-401-42 chromosome A04, CAAS_Brap_v3.01, whole genome shotgun sequence DNA region contains:
- the LOC103864393 gene encoding homeobox-leucine zipper protein HAT9, whose translation MGFDDSCNTGLVLGLGLSPSSNNYNNTIKRSSGYKSDPSLTLSLSGDPSMMVVAGADLLCRQTSSHSGVSSFSTGRVVKRERDGCEESQEEEEKEKTERLISDYHEDEEGVSARKKLRLTKEQSALLEESFKHHSTLNPKQKQDLARQLNLRPRQVEVWFQNRRARTKLKQTEVDCEFLKKCCETLTDENIRLQKEIQELKTLKLTHPPFYMHMPASTLTMCPSCERIGGRSGGESGGKGVGGGSSVATTVVVDGGTTKGAFSISSKPHFFNPCTNSSAAC comes from the exons ATGGGTTTCGATGATTCATGCAACACAGGTCTTGTTCTTGGATTAGGTCTCTCACCAAGTTCAAACAATTACAATAATACCATCAAACGTTCCTCCGGCTACAAGTCCGACCCATCGTTGACTCTAAGCCTCTCCGGCGATCCATCAATGATGGTGGTCGCCGGAGCTGACCTGCTCTGCCGTCAGACTTCATCTCACAGCGGAGTCTCTTCTTTCTCAACCGGAAGAGtagtgaagagagagagagacggctGCGAAGAGTcgcaggaggaggaggagaaggagaagacggAGAGACTTATAAGTGACTAccatgaagatgaagaaggtgTTAGTGCTAGAAAAAAACTTAGGCTTACCAAAGAGCAATCTGCTCTTCTTGAGGAAAGCTTCAAGCACCATAGCACCCTTAATCCC AAGCAAAAACAAGATCTGGCAAGACAGCTGAATCTTAGGCCTAGACAAGTTGAAGTATGGTTCCAAAATAGAAGAGCCAG AACAAAGCTAAAGCAAACAGAAGTAGATTGTGAGTTTTTGAAGAAATGTTGTGAAACATTAACAGATGAGAACATAAGACTTCAGAAAGAGATTCAAGAACTCAAAACCCTAAAATTGACTCATCCCCCCTTTTACATGCACATGCCTGCATCTACTCTCACGATGTGTCCTTCATGTGAAAGAATCGGTGGCAGAAGCGGCGGCGAAAGCGGAGGAAAAGGTGTCGGAGGCGGCAGCAGCGTGGCTACCACGGTGGTTGTGGATGGAGGTACGACGAAGGGAGCTTTCTCCATCTCGTCAAAGCCTCACTTCTTCAACCCTTGTACTAATTCCTCTGCAGCTTGTTGA